A DNA window from Labrus mixtus chromosome 4, fLabMix1.1, whole genome shotgun sequence contains the following coding sequences:
- the epx gene encoding eosinophil peroxidase isoform X1, translating into MDRAPMVSVCLLGLALVLLSFPEHASMDAVSQNNSGISETVYPGSVFVKEALQRAIKLTDAAYARTSERVKKSLSEGALRPNDLLAQFKQTEARTRTQIWAAELLDNTVELIREMVYTHTMTIPSPHELLSEGDVENLLQATGCSTELQRPSCDTDCLSNRYRSLTGECNNRRHPRWGAANIPYSRWLPPEYEDEWGMPRGWDPEHNYHNTTLPPVRLVSQEVLFTHNDNISLDSTLSHLLVEWGQWIDHDIVLTPQSPSTASFRNGADCTRTCSRDTPCFPIQIPLSDPRYGIQSCMPFFRSAPSCVSGILSHRQREQLNAITSFVDASMVYGSSASLASALRNHSSPLGMMAHNSQHLDQELAYMPFLPRLQAHLDPCGPRNSTTSGEWDRSTHQKNTTSCFHAGDSRANEHLGMIALHTLFLREHNRLVKELHLLNPHWSPDTLYQEARKILGAIHQILTWNHYLPLVLGEITMSHLMPPYEGYNPEVDPSIANAFAAAAFRFAHVTVHPVVNRLGPGYTTDSQHAPLPLHHSLFASWRVVQEGGIDPVLRGLLLSPAKLQTPGQMMVEELTERLFQAQGGMPLDLGALNLQRGRDHGLPGYCSWRKFCSLSVPNTTSELADILSNFTLAHKLQLLYGTPHNIDVWVGAISEPALPGGRVGPLLSCLLARQFRALRDGDRFWWEREGLFTSTQRRHLHTVSLSRIICDNSHITHVPADPFSRTERPEDMLACSHPLISKLDVSPWKEPDTDPSCGPIPRIQSGYSLLCDSAILYQCRAGFKLLGSSSVKCDPNSQQWSPKPPTCEDINECEEQSSLCQQNLECLNTPGSFICSEPFSQSAVSVVTAVIIVIGGVAVLLLIMFCYRRYFPKKEELINAACCQGQS; encoded by the exons ATGGACAGAGCACCTATG GTGTCCGTCTGTCTGCTTGGACTGGCTCTTGTCCTACTTTCCTTCCCTGAGCATGCTTCAATGGATGCAGTTTCTCAGAACAACTCAG gGATTTCAGAAACTGTGTATCCaggctctgtgtttgtgaaggaGGCTCTTCAGAGGGCGATCAAGCTGACCGATGCGGCATATGCACGCACAAGTGAAAG GGTGAAGAAGTCTCTGTCCGAAGGAGCTTTAAGACCCAATGACCTGCTGGCTCAGTTTAAACAGACTGAAGCCAGAACCAGGACACAGATCTGGGCTGCCGAACTGCTGGACAACACAGTGGAGCTGATCAGAGAGATGGTCTACACCCACACTATGACGATACCAAGTCCTCATG AGCTTCTGAGTGAAGGAGATGTGGAGAACCTGCTGCAGGCGACAGGCTGCTCCACTGAGCTTCAAAGACCCAGCTGTGACACTGACTGTCTATCAAATCGCTACAGATCCCTCACAGGAGAGTGCAACAACAG AAGGCATCCCAGATGGGGGGCTGCAAACATACCTTACTCCCGCTGGCTGCCTCCAGAGTACGAGGATGAGTGGGGAATGCCCAGAGGCTGGGATCCAGAGCACAACTACCATAACACCACTCTGCCTCCG GTGCGGCTGGTGTCTCAGGAGGTGCTGTTCACTCACAATGATAACATCTCTCTAGACTCCACATTGTCCCACCTGCTGGTCGAGTGGGGTCAGTGGATAGACCATGACATAGTGCTGACACCTCAAAGCCCCAGTACAGCTTCGTTCAGAAACGGAGCTGACTGCACACGCACCTGCAGTCGGGACACACCTTGCTTCCCCATACAG ATCCCTCTATCAGATCCTCGCTATGGCATCCAGAGCTGTATGCCTTTCTTCCGCTCTGCTCCCAGCTGTGTCTCTGGAATCTTATCTCACCGCCAGCGAGAGCAGCTCAACGCCATCACCTCCTTTGTAGATGCAAGCATGGTGTATGGCAGCTCCGCCAGCCTGGCTTCGGCTCTGAGAAaccactcctctcctctgggcATGATGGCCCATAACTCCCAGCACTTGGACCAGGAGCTCGCCTACATGCCATTCCTGCCTCGCCTGCAGGCTCACCTGGACCCATGTGGCCCTCGAAACTCCACCACTTCAGGGGAGTGGGACAGATCGACGCATCAGAAGAATACCACATCCTGCTTTCATGCTG GTGACTCAAGAGCCAATGAGCATCTGGGAATGATCGCCCTGCACACGCTGTTTCTGAGAGAGCACAACCGGTTGGTAAAAGAGCTGCACCTGCTCAACCCTCACTGGAGTCCAGACACCCTTTATCAGGAAGCCCGCAAGATTTTGGGAGCCATTCATCAG ATCCTAACTTGGAACCACTACTTACCGCTGGTCCTCGGTGAGATCACCATGTCTCATCTGATGCCACCCTATGAGGGTTACAATCCTGAGGTGGATCCCAGCATTGCTAACGCCTTTGCGGCTGCTGCATTTCGATTCGCCCATGTGACAGTGCATCCTGTTGTAAACAGGCTGGGACCAGGATACACTACTGACTCCCAACATGCCCCGCTGCCTCTGCACCACTCACTGTTTGCTTCTTGGAGGGTTGTACAGGAAG gtGGTATAGACCCTGTCCTGCGCGGCCTGCTGCTGTCTCCCGCCAAACTGCAGACACCAGGTCAAATGATGGTGGAGGAGCTGACAGAAAGGCTGTTTCAGGCACAAGGCGGGATGCCTCTGGACCTCGGGGCCCTTAACCTTCAGAGAGGCCGCGATCACGGCCTGCCAG GATACTGCTCATGGAGAAAgttctgcagcctctctgttCCCAACACTACATCTGAACTGGCTGACATTTTGAGTAACTTCACCTTGGCTCACAAACTCCAGCTGCTGTACGGGACACCACACAATATTGATGTGTGGGTAGGGGCCATCTCTGAGCCCGCTCTACCTGGAGGTCGAGTCGGCCCACTCCTGTCCTGCCTGCTGGCGAGACAATTCAGAGCACTGAGGGACGGGGACag GTTTTGGTGGGAGAGGGAAGGATTGTTCACCAGCACCCAGAGGAGACACCTCCACACCGTTTCTCTGTCCCGCATCATTTGTGACAACAGCCACATCACTCACGTCCCTGCTGACCCGTTCTCCCGTACGGAGAGACCAGAGGACATGCTGGCCTGTTCACACCCGCTCATCTCCAAACTCGACGTCAGCCCATGGAAAGAACCTGACACAG ACCCCAGCTGTGGGCCCATTCCCAGGATTCAATCCGGCTACTCTCTCCTCTGTGACTCGGCGATTTTGTACCAGTGTCGCGCTGGCTTTAAACTGTTGGGATCTTCATCTGTCAAGTGTGATCCTAACAGCCAGCAATGGAGCCCCAAACCCCCCACATGTGAAG ATATTAATGAATGTGAAGAACAAAGTTCTCTTTGCCAACAAAACCTGGAGTGCCTCAACACACCAGGCTCCTTCATCTGCTCAG AGCCCTTCTCGCAGTCAGCTGTCTCTGTGGTCACCGCAGTGATCATAGTGATCGGTGGTGTGGCTGTGCTGCTGTTGATCATGTTCTGTTATCGAAG ATACTTCCCAAAGAAAGAAGAGTTAATCAATGCAGCGTGTTGTCAGGGGCAAAGTTAA
- the epx gene encoding thyroid peroxidase isoform X2 yields the protein MVYTHTMTIPSPHELLSEGDVENLLQATGCSTELQRPSCDTDCLSNRYRSLTGECNNRRHPRWGAANIPYSRWLPPEYEDEWGMPRGWDPEHNYHNTTLPPVRLVSQEVLFTHNDNISLDSTLSHLLVEWGQWIDHDIVLTPQSPSTASFRNGADCTRTCSRDTPCFPIQIPLSDPRYGIQSCMPFFRSAPSCVSGILSHRQREQLNAITSFVDASMVYGSSASLASALRNHSSPLGMMAHNSQHLDQELAYMPFLPRLQAHLDPCGPRNSTTSGEWDRSTHQKNTTSCFHAGDSRANEHLGMIALHTLFLREHNRLVKELHLLNPHWSPDTLYQEARKILGAIHQILTWNHYLPLVLGEITMSHLMPPYEGYNPEVDPSIANAFAAAAFRFAHVTVHPVVNRLGPGYTTDSQHAPLPLHHSLFASWRVVQEGGIDPVLRGLLLSPAKLQTPGQMMVEELTERLFQAQGGMPLDLGALNLQRGRDHGLPGYCSWRKFCSLSVPNTTSELADILSNFTLAHKLQLLYGTPHNIDVWVGAISEPALPGGRVGPLLSCLLARQFRALRDGDRFWWEREGLFTSTQRRHLHTVSLSRIICDNSHITHVPADPFSRTERPEDMLACSHPLISKLDVSPWKEPDTDPSCGPIPRIQSGYSLLCDSAILYQCRAGFKLLGSSSVKCDPNSQQWSPKPPTCEDINECEEQSSLCQQNLECLNTPGSFICSEPFSQSAVSVVTAVIIVIGGVAVLLLIMFCYRRYFPKKEELINAACCQGQS from the exons ATGGTCTACACCCACACTATGACGATACCAAGTCCTCATG AGCTTCTGAGTGAAGGAGATGTGGAGAACCTGCTGCAGGCGACAGGCTGCTCCACTGAGCTTCAAAGACCCAGCTGTGACACTGACTGTCTATCAAATCGCTACAGATCCCTCACAGGAGAGTGCAACAACAG AAGGCATCCCAGATGGGGGGCTGCAAACATACCTTACTCCCGCTGGCTGCCTCCAGAGTACGAGGATGAGTGGGGAATGCCCAGAGGCTGGGATCCAGAGCACAACTACCATAACACCACTCTGCCTCCG GTGCGGCTGGTGTCTCAGGAGGTGCTGTTCACTCACAATGATAACATCTCTCTAGACTCCACATTGTCCCACCTGCTGGTCGAGTGGGGTCAGTGGATAGACCATGACATAGTGCTGACACCTCAAAGCCCCAGTACAGCTTCGTTCAGAAACGGAGCTGACTGCACACGCACCTGCAGTCGGGACACACCTTGCTTCCCCATACAG ATCCCTCTATCAGATCCTCGCTATGGCATCCAGAGCTGTATGCCTTTCTTCCGCTCTGCTCCCAGCTGTGTCTCTGGAATCTTATCTCACCGCCAGCGAGAGCAGCTCAACGCCATCACCTCCTTTGTAGATGCAAGCATGGTGTATGGCAGCTCCGCCAGCCTGGCTTCGGCTCTGAGAAaccactcctctcctctgggcATGATGGCCCATAACTCCCAGCACTTGGACCAGGAGCTCGCCTACATGCCATTCCTGCCTCGCCTGCAGGCTCACCTGGACCCATGTGGCCCTCGAAACTCCACCACTTCAGGGGAGTGGGACAGATCGACGCATCAGAAGAATACCACATCCTGCTTTCATGCTG GTGACTCAAGAGCCAATGAGCATCTGGGAATGATCGCCCTGCACACGCTGTTTCTGAGAGAGCACAACCGGTTGGTAAAAGAGCTGCACCTGCTCAACCCTCACTGGAGTCCAGACACCCTTTATCAGGAAGCCCGCAAGATTTTGGGAGCCATTCATCAG ATCCTAACTTGGAACCACTACTTACCGCTGGTCCTCGGTGAGATCACCATGTCTCATCTGATGCCACCCTATGAGGGTTACAATCCTGAGGTGGATCCCAGCATTGCTAACGCCTTTGCGGCTGCTGCATTTCGATTCGCCCATGTGACAGTGCATCCTGTTGTAAACAGGCTGGGACCAGGATACACTACTGACTCCCAACATGCCCCGCTGCCTCTGCACCACTCACTGTTTGCTTCTTGGAGGGTTGTACAGGAAG gtGGTATAGACCCTGTCCTGCGCGGCCTGCTGCTGTCTCCCGCCAAACTGCAGACACCAGGTCAAATGATGGTGGAGGAGCTGACAGAAAGGCTGTTTCAGGCACAAGGCGGGATGCCTCTGGACCTCGGGGCCCTTAACCTTCAGAGAGGCCGCGATCACGGCCTGCCAG GATACTGCTCATGGAGAAAgttctgcagcctctctgttCCCAACACTACATCTGAACTGGCTGACATTTTGAGTAACTTCACCTTGGCTCACAAACTCCAGCTGCTGTACGGGACACCACACAATATTGATGTGTGGGTAGGGGCCATCTCTGAGCCCGCTCTACCTGGAGGTCGAGTCGGCCCACTCCTGTCCTGCCTGCTGGCGAGACAATTCAGAGCACTGAGGGACGGGGACag GTTTTGGTGGGAGAGGGAAGGATTGTTCACCAGCACCCAGAGGAGACACCTCCACACCGTTTCTCTGTCCCGCATCATTTGTGACAACAGCCACATCACTCACGTCCCTGCTGACCCGTTCTCCCGTACGGAGAGACCAGAGGACATGCTGGCCTGTTCACACCCGCTCATCTCCAAACTCGACGTCAGCCCATGGAAAGAACCTGACACAG ACCCCAGCTGTGGGCCCATTCCCAGGATTCAATCCGGCTACTCTCTCCTCTGTGACTCGGCGATTTTGTACCAGTGTCGCGCTGGCTTTAAACTGTTGGGATCTTCATCTGTCAAGTGTGATCCTAACAGCCAGCAATGGAGCCCCAAACCCCCCACATGTGAAG ATATTAATGAATGTGAAGAACAAAGTTCTCTTTGCCAACAAAACCTGGAGTGCCTCAACACACCAGGCTCCTTCATCTGCTCAG AGCCCTTCTCGCAGTCAGCTGTCTCTGTGGTCACCGCAGTGATCATAGTGATCGGTGGTGTGGCTGTGCTGCTGTTGATCATGTTCTGTTATCGAAG ATACTTCCCAAAGAAAGAAGAGTTAATCAATGCAGCGTGTTGTCAGGGGCAAAGTTAA
- the hps5 gene encoding Hermansky-Pudlak syndrome 5 protein: protein MPVVPVVPDSYSHVLAEFDCLDPLLSALRLDSGRLKCTCLAVSRKWLALGTSAGGLHLIQREGWKQRLILTHKEGCITQVACCPHDEDFIAVATSQGLVVVWELQLERRGPPERVSVSWEHRGQPVTALCWDTSTLRVFVGDAGGKVSFLRAGSSKLGKGSAFVMFPVQTVTTVDSRVVQLGYQDGRLNISSLSRCYLCDTEREKFWRVGYKERDGEYGACFFPQNRGLLVGQPPLLYCARPGSRIWEATFNGEVLSTHQFKQLLACPPLPLITHRNEPHYNPAPKTPQSIAFPKLLYLGDQNLLTWTDSAIYIFTPQNGQVLLWTEIKDLVDIAVYRNELFCLHGSGRLSHLSLLSAERCVERLLRRESWSLAAVVCCMFQHVITTSRARKSIPIDRLEHLRSQLSSSTHLELIGQMEEVITKLEPLDSASSSRRSSISSHESFNVLDCGIYRVISRRGSQSDEETSSIINPSTSEEERLKEFSFVHDEDQVDHDPQSSERLEAERSEQGLQFHLPLSFRPKPPRMALQAVKDSVSSFVKKTTEKINTLQMNSELWQRPEFREGGQAEMSATTAPYSEEIENEVYDDMPNAEADMQELRSATERAISQIQDPWVLLDPVCLGEALLEWLPVLERILGPVELGLLAVGDSNVDGAGEERWVRDYLNTSSEQQEESSGMPADPTESVTEEKTEEPPQIGEKEDLCESAEKGVEVINGTTFPEPVRVVTPEPIPSDLLANLTQLATLYTELSCFRKQENEQGLGCTTFLRRYFFLLDQERVRRMCLLCYQEKPEVQSSFTEAMLDLTQSSKVVEVIQRGDLLRSLRSLRELQPWSAPPLLAHLHRLYEKHGEAAVRSFSQFYPAITPADVMTMAQQSHFLAYLDNLVQSRTEEHRLSFLQSLLEPESLRQDWLELALTHDAPQHSDTLTPDGQPRWHSHCFSWGYGRLLSLLIGLPADFSSKQKMAETCRSHGYWMGYLYLCRELQHRADAFSTICQLGDISLLEGPDGVEPQTLEEWKLLIQLCQRSSSEVDSEQVTGVNGSGLANGSADCGGKISPESLTLMLARTAGPDRTMAVLEECGVQLALSPHSKLVCELLRVAEKRQRAMIQTMLERCDRFLWSQHA, encoded by the exons ATGCCAGTTGTACCAGTTGTGCCAGATAGCTACAGTCATGTACTGGCAGAATTTGACTGCCTGGATCCACTTTTGTCTGCTCTCCGGTTAGACTCTGGTAGACTAAAG tgtACCTGTTTGGCAGTGTCAAGGAAGTGGCTAGCTTTAGGAACATCAGCAGGAGGATTGCACCTGATTCAGAGGGAGGGCTGGAAACAAAGGCTCATCCTCACTCACAAG gaGGGATGCATCACTCAGGTGGCATGTTGCCCTCATGATGAAGACTTTATCGCCGTTGCAACAAG TCAGGGTCTGGTTGTTGTATGGGAGCTGCAGCTTGAGCGACGAGGTCCTCCAGAGCGGGTCAGTGTGTCCTGGGAGCACAGGGGTCAGCCTGTTACTGCACTCTGCTGGGACACCAGCACACTCAGAGTTTTTGTCGGGGATGCAGGCGGCAAGGTGTCCTTTCTCCGTGCAGGATCCTCCAAGTTGGGCAAG GGATCAGCATTCGTCATGTTCCCTGTGCAGACCGTCACCACAGTTGACTCCAGGGTTGTTCAACTCGGTTACCAAGACGGCCGCCTGAACATATCTTCCCTGAGCCGCTGCTACCTCTGTGACACAGAGAG GGAGAAGTTCTGGCGAGTGGGATACAAGGAGCGGGATGGGGAGTATGGAGCTTGTTTTTTCCCTCAAAACAGGGGGTTATTAGTCGGACAGCCCCCCCTGCTGTACTGTGCCCGCCCTGGATCACGAATATGGGAGGCAACTTTTAATGGCGAGGTTCTTAGCACACATcagttcaaacagctgctggcctgtcctcctctacctctcatCACTCACAG AAATGAGCCTCATTACAACCCAGCGCCGAAGACCCCCCAGTCCATCGCCTTCCCTAAACTTCTATATTTGGG AGACCAAAACTTGCTGACCTGGACTGATTCAGCTATTTATATCTTCACACCTCAGAATGGACAAGTGCTCCTTTGGACTGAAATCAAAG acTTGGTTGATATCGCAGTCTACCGAAATGAGCTCTTCTGTCTCCACGGCAGTGGACGCCTGTCCCACCTCTCCCTGTTATCCGCTGAACGATGTGTTGAACGGCTGCTCCGGAGGGAGTCCTGGTCTCTGGCTGCTGTAGTTTGCTGTATGTTCCAGCACGTCATCACCACCAGCAGG GCCAGGAAATCAATTCCTATCGACCGCCTTGAACATCTCCGGTCGCAGCTCAGTTCCAGCACACACCTTGAGCTGATAGGCCAGATGGAGGAAGTCATCACTAAACTAGAGCCGCTAGACTCCGCCTCCAGCAGCCGTAGAAGTAGCATCTCCTCACAT GAGAGCTTCAACGTCCTGGACTGTGGAATCTACCGTGTGATCAGTCGCAGGGGAAGCCAGTCCGATGAGGAGACGAGCTCCATCATCAATCCCTCCACGTCTGAGGAGGAGCGGCTCAAAGAGTTCAGCTTTGTGCACGATGAAGATCAAGTGGATCATG ATCCACAGAGCAGTGAGCGTTTGGAGGCTGAGCGATCTGAGCAAGGCCTGCAGTTCCACCTCCCCCTCTCATTCCGCCCCAAACCCCCTCGTATGGCACTGCAGGCTGTCAAAGACAG tgtTTCTAGTTTTGTTAAGAAGACAACAGAGAAGATCAACACCCTCCAGATGAACTCGGAGCTCTGGCAACGACCTGAATTTAGAGAGGGCGGACAGGCTGAAATGTCAGCTACCACAGCGCCCTACTCAGAGGAGATCGAGAATGA AGTTTATGATGACATGCCGAACGCAGAAGCTGACATGCAGGAACTCCGATCTGCAACAGAGAGAGCTAT ATCTCAAATCCAGGATCCCTGGGTGCTCCTGGATCCAGTCTGCCTGGGGGAAGCTCTGCTGGAGTGGCTGCCTGTGCTGGAGAGAATACTGGGACCCGTAGAGCTGGGGCTACTTGCTGTGGGTGACTCAAACGTTGatggagcaggagaggagaggtgggtTAGAGATTATCTGAACACGAGCTCAGAGCAACAAGAAGAGTCCTCCGGCATGCCAGCAGATCCAACAGAGAgcgttacagaggagaagaCAGAAGAACCGCCGCAGATCGGAGAAAAAGAGGACCTGTGTGAATCTGCTGAGAAGGGGGTCGAGGTTATAAACGGGACCACTTTTCCAGAGCCGGTGCGAGTAGTGACTCCTGAGCCCATACCTTCAGATCTCCTGGCGAACCTTACCCAGCTGGCAACGCTCTACACAGAGCTGAGCTGTTTTAGGAAGCAGGAGAATGAACAAGGTTTAGGATGCACAACTTTCCTGCGGCGCTACTTCTTCTTGCTGGACCAAGAGCGAGTGAGGAGAATGTGTCTGCTGTGTTATCAGGAGAAGCCGGAGGTGCAGAGCTCCTTCACTGAGGCCATGCTAG ATCTCACTCAGTCCAGTAAGGTGGTGGAGGTTATTCAGAGAGGGGATTTGCTGAGATCACTACGAAGTCTGAGAGAGCTGCAGCCCTGGAGTGcacctcctctcctcgctcACTTACACAG GCTGTACGAGAAACACGGGGAGGCAGCTGTGCGCTCCTTTTCCCAGTTTTATCCTGCAATAACTCCTGCTGATGTAATGACCATGGCTCAGCAGAGCCACTTCCTGGCATATCTGGACAATCTGGTCCAATCTCGGACTGAGGAGCACAG GTTGTCATTTTTACAGTCCCTCCTTGAACCAGAATCACTGAGACAGGATTGGTTGGAGCTGGCACTAACTCATGACGCCCCTCAACACTCTGACACCCTGACTCCGGATGGACAGCCCAG GTGGCATTCCCATTGTTTCAGTTGGGGTTATGGACGCCTTCTGTCTCTTCTCATTGGTCTCCCTGCTGACTTTTCCTCCAAGCAGAAGATGGCAGAGACTTGCCGCAGTCATGG CTACTGGATGGGCTACCTGTACCTCTGCCGTGAGCTGCAGCATCGCGCAGACGCCTTCTCAACCATCTGTCAACTAGGTGACATCAGTCTGCTCGAGGGACCTGACG GTGTTGAGCCCCAGACTCTAGAAGAGTGGAAGCTCTTGATCCAGTTATGTCAGCGGAGCAGCAGTGAGGTGGACTCTGAGCAGGTCACAGGGGTGAACGGCAGCGGCTTGGCAAACGGCTCAGCGGACTGCGGTGGAAAGATCAGCCCAGAGAGCCTGACCCTGATGCTGGCTCGGACAGCCGGGCCCGACCGCACCATGGCCGTCCTGGAAGAGTGTGGAGTGCAGCTGGCCCTCTCGCCACACTCCAAACTGGTGTGTGAGCTGCTGAGAGTCGCTGAGAAGAGGCAGAG AGCAATGATCCAGACGATGCTGGAGCGCTGCGATCGTTTCCTTTGGTCTCAGCACGCCTGA
- the gtf2h1 gene encoding general transcription factor IIH subunit 1, giving the protein MASLSEEVLLVVKKVRQRKQDGTLYLMAERIAWGPEGKDRFTVSHLYADIRCQKISPDGKAKIQLQLVLHTGDSSTFHFVNESTALKDREAAKELLQQLLPKFKKKANKELEEKNRMLQEDPVLFQLYKDLVVSQVISADEFWANRLGDINNSDPALFNNKQEVGISGAFLADIRPQTDGCNGLRYNLTADIIESIFRTYPAVKQKYSENVPHNLTEKDFWTRFFQSHYFHRDRINTGTQDIFSECAKQDEKGLKSMVIQGVKNPLVDLLSLEDKTLDEGYGVSATAGSTSNANRTVKESSNAAIIKRFNHHSAMVLAAGSRKGETPTDQASETSSTDGNSRDSDFFQPPVKKVKLQEAIEYEDLQRENRPKTVALNLKKSDRYAHGPVPLQSQQYSTSQDIINSVNCIQNEMVNYKPNLTQVLSSPAATSAIAALSPGGVLMLAGAQQAINQMVPTDVQGELKHLYAAAGELLRHFWSCFPVNTPFLEEKVMKMKSNLERFQMTKLRPFQEKIQRQYLSTNLTGHLEEMLQTAYNKFHIWQTRRMMRKT; this is encoded by the exons ATGGCATCACTCTCAGAGGAGGTGCTCCTGGTAGTGAAAAAGGTTCGCCAGAGGAAGCAGGATGGCACACTTTATCTGATGGCTGAACGTATAGCCTGGGGACCGGAGGGCAAAGATCGCTTCACAGTCAGCCACTTGTACGCAGACATTCGCT GCCAGAAGATAAGTCCAGACGGTAAAGCCAAAATTCAACTCCAGCTGGTCCTTCACACAGGAGACAGTAGCACATTCCACTTTGTCAACGAGAGCACGGCACTCAAAGACAGAGAGGCTGCGAAGGAACTGCTGCAGCAACTACTGCCCAAGTTCAAGAAGAAGGCCAACAAGGaactggaggagaaaaacag GATGCTTCAAGAAGATCCAGTTCTTTTTCAGTTATATAAAGATCTTGTGGTGAGTCAAGTGATAAGTGCTGACGAATTCTGGGCCAACCGGTTAGGAGACATAAACAACTCGGACCCTGCTTTAttcaacaacaaacaggaagttggtATATCAGGAGCCTTTCTG GCAGACATTAGACCTCAGACAGATGGCTGCAATGGTTTGAGATATAATCTGACGGCTGACATTATTGAATCTATCTTCAGAACATACCCTGCAG TGAAGCAGAAGTACAGTGAAAATGTGCCTCATAATCTGACGGAGAAGGACTTCTGGACCCGCTTTTTCCAGTCCCATTATTTTCACAGAGACCGCATCAACACAGGAACTCAGGATATCTTCTCAGAGTGTGCCAAGCAGGATGAAAAGG GTTTAAAGTCTATGGTGATTCAAGGAGTAAAGAATCCGCTGGTCGACCTCCTGTCCTTAGAGGATAAAACATTGGACGAG GGTTATGGTGTTTCTGCAACTGCAGGCTCAACTTCTAATGCTAACAGGACGGTTAAAGAGAGCAGCAACGCTGCAATTATTAAACGCTTCAACCATCACAGTGCTATGGTGCTAGCAGCAGGCTCACGAAAGGG GGAAACGCCAACCGACCAAGCAAGTGAGACAAGCAGTACAGATGGAAACTCGAGGGATTCTGACTTCTTTCAGCCACCAGTAAAGAAG GTTAAATTACAAGAAGCCATTGAATATGAAGATCTGCAAAGGGAGAACAGACCAAAAACAGTTGCGTTAAACCTCAAAAAGTCTGACAG GTATGCTCATGGTCCTGTGCCACTTCAGTCCCAGCAGTATTCAACAAGCCAGGATATCATCAACTCTGTCAACTGCATCCAGAATGAGATGGTCAATTACAAACCCAACCTCACTCAA GTGTTGTCCAGTCCTGCAGCAACTTCTGCCATTGCTGCACTCTCTCCAGGAGGCGTCCTCATGCTGGCAGGAGCACAACAAGCCATAAATC agatGGTACCCACTGATGTTCAAGGAGAGTTAAAGCATCTTTATGCAGCTGCTGGAGAGTTGTTGAGACATTTCTGGTCCTGTTTCCCCGTTAACACCCCCTTTTTAGAGGAGAAG GTGATGAAAATGAAGTCAAACCTCGAGAGATTTCAGATGACCAAGCTTCGTCCTTTTCAGGAGAAGATTCAGCGTCAGTATTTAAGTACAAAT CTCACAGGGCATTTGGAGGAGATGTTGCAGACGGCCTACAACAAGTTCCACATCTGGCAAACCCGCCGCATGATGAGGAAAACCTGA